The Anas platyrhynchos isolate ZD024472 breed Pekin duck chromosome 3, IASCAAS_PekinDuck_T2T, whole genome shotgun sequence genome includes a window with the following:
- the HMGN3 gene encoding high mobility group nucleosome-binding domain-containing protein 3 isoform X1 — protein sequence MPKRKSPEGAEGKDAAKVTKQEPTRRSARLSAKPAPPKPEPKPRKTTKKEPGTKANKGAKGKKDEKQEAAKEGTTPSENGENKAEEIRISRSTVSVSTSRGAPPSTLSVKGQIETVKVKGSEN from the exons tctCCAGAGGGTGCTGAAGGCAAGGATGCAGCAAAAGTAACTAAACAAGAG cCCACGAGACGATCAGCAAGATTGTCAGCT aAACCTGCTCCACCAAAACCTGAACCCAAGCCAAGGAAAACCACTAAG AAGGAACCTGGAACAAAGGCCAACAAAGGTGCTAAAGGGAAGAAGGATGAAAAGCAAGAAGCTGCAAAGGAAGGTACTACACCATCTGAAAATGGTGAAAATAAAGCTGAAGAG ATTCGCATCTCTCGCTCAACTGTTAGTGTTTCaacatccagaggtgccccacCCAGCACACTGTCAGTAAAAGGGCAGATTGAAACAGTGAAAGTTAAGG GCTCAGAAAACTGA
- the HMGN3 gene encoding high mobility group nucleosome-binding domain-containing protein 3 isoform X3, with protein MPKRKSPEGAEGKDAAKVTKQEPTRRSARLSAKPAPPKPEPKPRKTTKKEPGTKANKGAKGKKDEKQEAAKEGTTPSENGENKAEEIRISRSTVSVSTSRGAPPSTLSVKGQIETVKVKGTVEHSACVQ; from the exons tctCCAGAGGGTGCTGAAGGCAAGGATGCAGCAAAAGTAACTAAACAAGAG cCCACGAGACGATCAGCAAGATTGTCAGCT aAACCTGCTCCACCAAAACCTGAACCCAAGCCAAGGAAAACCACTAAG AAGGAACCTGGAACAAAGGCCAACAAAGGTGCTAAAGGGAAGAAGGATGAAAAGCAAGAAGCTGCAAAGGAAGGTACTACACCATCTGAAAATGGTGAAAATAAAGCTGAAGAG ATTCGCATCTCTCGCTCAACTGTTAGTGTTTCaacatccagaggtgccccacCCAGCACACTGTCAGTAAAAGGGCAGATTGAAACAGTGAAAGTTAAGGGTACGGTAGAGCATTCTGCATGTGTGCAGTGA
- the HMGN3 gene encoding high mobility group nucleosome-binding domain-containing protein 3 isoform X2 — protein MPKRKSPEGAEGKDAAKVTKQEPTRRSARLSAKPAPPKPEPKPRKTTKKEPGTKANKGAKGKKDEKQEAAKEGTTPSENGENKAEEAQKTESVGDKKE, from the exons tctCCAGAGGGTGCTGAAGGCAAGGATGCAGCAAAAGTAACTAAACAAGAG cCCACGAGACGATCAGCAAGATTGTCAGCT aAACCTGCTCCACCAAAACCTGAACCCAAGCCAAGGAAAACCACTAAG AAGGAACCTGGAACAAAGGCCAACAAAGGTGCTAAAGGGAAGAAGGATGAAAAGCAAGAAGCTGCAAAGGAAGGTACTACACCATCTGAAAATGGTGAAAATAAAGCTGAAGAG GCTCAGAAAACTGAATCTGTAGGTGACAAGAAGGAATGA